A genomic region of Kribbella sp. NBC_00382 contains the following coding sequences:
- a CDS encoding MBL fold metallo-hydrolase, whose amino-acid sequence MSTWVELADRTWVRRYEKYDVNIGLVVGSEGALVIDTRGTPAEGEELLGHIREVTDAPIRWVVNTHAHFDHVFGNPAFKDATSYAQENTAAAVAETVAIDNTFAVAKVIELGDRRVEVLHLGNGHTDGDVVVVVPDVDVFFAGDLIEESAPPSYGEDSYPLEWADTVDRLIGLLSATAKVVPGHGAVVDAEFVRDQNGDIGTVANTISGLHHNGTSLDDALAHTDDWPWPQAHLEQAVRRGYAALGAPRRPTLPLLGLAKDE is encoded by the coding sequence ATGAGTACGTGGGTGGAGTTGGCCGACCGCACCTGGGTCCGGCGGTACGAGAAGTACGACGTGAACATCGGGCTGGTCGTCGGCAGTGAGGGTGCGCTGGTGATCGACACGCGGGGCACTCCCGCCGAGGGCGAGGAGTTGCTCGGCCACATCCGCGAGGTCACCGACGCGCCGATCCGCTGGGTCGTCAACACGCACGCGCACTTCGACCACGTCTTCGGCAACCCCGCCTTCAAGGACGCCACGAGTTACGCGCAGGAGAACACGGCTGCCGCCGTCGCGGAGACCGTTGCCATCGACAACACCTTCGCCGTGGCCAAGGTGATCGAGCTGGGTGACCGGCGGGTCGAGGTGCTGCACCTGGGGAACGGGCACACGGACGGCGATGTGGTGGTCGTCGTACCGGATGTGGATGTCTTCTTCGCCGGTGACCTGATCGAGGAGTCGGCGCCGCCGTCGTACGGGGAGGACTCGTACCCGCTGGAGTGGGCCGACACCGTCGACCGGCTGATCGGGCTGCTGTCCGCGACGGCCAAGGTCGTACCGGGGCATGGCGCGGTGGTCGATGCCGAGTTCGTCCGCGACCAGAACGGCGACATCGGCACGGTCGCCAACACCATCTCCGGCCTCCACCACAACGGCACCTCGCTCGACGACGCCCTCGCCCACACCGACGACTGGCCCTGGCCGCAGGCACACCTCGAGCAGGCGGTACGCCGCGGCTACGCCGCCCTCGGAGCACCCCGCCGCCCGACTCTGCCGTTGCTGGGCCTCGCCAAAGACGAGTAA
- a CDS encoding EF-Tu/IF-2/RF-3 family GTPase, with translation MGWKFWKSEPNPMDPQQLLNQAHSAARLQDAPRPQDAGSFVLPVEDVFSITGRGTVVTGRITAGTVTVGDQVLIMRAGQQVAMTRVTGVEAFRKILTTASAGENVGLLLDGIDKSQVLAGDVISR, from the coding sequence ATGGGATGGAAGTTCTGGAAGAGCGAGCCGAACCCGATGGATCCGCAGCAACTGCTGAACCAGGCGCACTCTGCCGCGCGGTTGCAGGACGCGCCGCGGCCGCAGGACGCCGGGAGCTTCGTGCTGCCGGTCGAGGACGTGTTCTCGATCACCGGGCGCGGGACAGTGGTGACCGGCCGGATCACCGCGGGAACGGTGACGGTCGGCGATCAGGTGCTGATCATGCGGGCCGGGCAGCAGGTGGCGATGACCCGTGTCACCGGCGTCGAGGCGTTCCGCAAGATCCTCACGACCGCGAGCGCCGGCGAGAACGTCGGGCTGCTGCTCGACGGCATCGACAAGAGTCAGGTACTGGCAGGCGACGTCATCTCGCGCTGA
- a CDS encoding ThuA domain-containing protein: MTTRRALVVRGGWEGHVPVEATELFIPFLKENDFEVTVSDTTESYLDLAGVDLVLQCITMSEITAEQVKGLETAVRAGTGLAGWHGGIIDSFRSNSDYSFITGGQFVSHPGGAVDHRIEIVNDDPIVEGLTHFDLRTEQYYVHADPTNNVLATTTFRAHPDFPWIDGATMPAVWTRTWGEGKVFVCTPGHTVADLDTPEVRTIIERGLLWASK; the protein is encoded by the coding sequence GTGACGACACGACGGGCACTGGTGGTCCGGGGCGGCTGGGAAGGGCATGTCCCGGTCGAGGCGACTGAGCTGTTCATCCCCTTCCTGAAGGAGAACGACTTCGAGGTGACGGTCTCGGACACCACCGAGAGCTACCTCGACCTGGCCGGTGTCGATCTGGTGCTGCAGTGCATCACCATGAGCGAGATCACCGCCGAGCAGGTCAAGGGCCTGGAGACCGCGGTCCGGGCCGGCACCGGCCTGGCCGGCTGGCACGGCGGCATCATCGACTCGTTCCGCAGCAACAGCGACTACAGCTTCATCACCGGCGGCCAGTTCGTCTCGCACCCCGGCGGAGCGGTCGACCACCGGATCGAGATCGTCAATGACGACCCGATCGTCGAGGGTCTGACGCACTTCGACCTGCGCACCGAGCAGTACTACGTGCACGCCGACCCCACCAACAACGTGCTCGCCACCACCACCTTCCGGGCGCACCCGGACTTCCCGTGGATCGACGGCGCGACGATGCCGGCCGTCTGGACCCGCACCTGGGGCGAGGGCAAGGTCTTCGTCTGCACGCCGGGCCACACCGTCGCCGACCTCGACACGCCAGAGGTCCGCACGATCATCGAGAGGGGCCTGCTGTGGGCGAGCAAGTGA
- a CDS encoding Gfo/Idh/MocA family protein, producing MGEQVSKVGIVGTGVISGTYLEHLAKLPGVQVVAVADLDLSRAQTIADQNPGIRALTSEDLFADPEVDIVLNLTIPAAHAPVHQAALQAGKHVYGEKPLAVDRAEAEPLLKLAAANNLRIGCAPDTVLGTGTQTARVALDRGDIGVPTAATAYFVTPGHELWHPAPEFYYQPGGGPLLDMGPYYITSLVTLLGPVKRVTGRAGRSQEERKVHTGPRAGEAFPVDVPTHVTGVLEHESGALTTVLMSFDVWAARLPRIEIYGTEGSLSVPDPNGFDGTVEIATATNRDWTALPVAGGYAGAGRGVGVADMARALRNDEPHRANGVLAYHVLDVMESLLESAVQDQSVDVASTVERPAAVPLGASPESA from the coding sequence GTGGGCGAGCAAGTGAGCAAGGTCGGCATCGTCGGCACCGGTGTCATCAGCGGTACTTACCTCGAGCACCTCGCCAAGCTGCCCGGCGTACAGGTGGTGGCCGTCGCGGACCTCGACCTCTCCAGGGCGCAGACGATCGCCGACCAGAACCCGGGCATCCGCGCGCTGACGTCCGAGGACCTGTTCGCCGACCCCGAGGTCGACATCGTCCTCAACCTGACCATCCCGGCCGCGCACGCCCCGGTCCACCAGGCTGCGCTGCAGGCCGGCAAGCACGTGTACGGCGAGAAGCCCCTGGCCGTCGACCGTGCCGAGGCAGAGCCCCTGCTCAAGCTCGCAGCGGCCAACAACCTCCGCATCGGCTGCGCCCCCGACACAGTGCTCGGCACCGGCACGCAGACTGCCCGCGTCGCGCTCGACCGTGGCGACATCGGCGTACCGACGGCTGCGACGGCTTACTTCGTCACGCCCGGCCATGAGTTGTGGCACCCGGCTCCCGAGTTCTACTACCAACCAGGTGGCGGCCCACTGCTCGACATGGGCCCGTATTACATCACCAGCCTCGTCACGCTGCTTGGGCCGGTGAAGCGAGTCACGGGTCGCGCTGGTCGCTCGCAGGAGGAGCGCAAGGTCCATACCGGGCCGCGGGCGGGGGAGGCGTTCCCTGTCGACGTACCGACGCATGTGACCGGCGTACTGGAGCACGAGTCGGGTGCGCTCACCACTGTCCTGATGAGCTTCGACGTGTGGGCCGCGCGGCTGCCACGGATCGAGATCTACGGCACCGAGGGCAGTCTGTCCGTACCGGACCCCAACGGCTTCGACGGCACGGTGGAGATCGCCACTGCCACCAACCGTGACTGGACGGCACTCCCTGTAGCCGGTGGGTACGCCGGTGCCGGCCGCGGCGTCGGTGTGGCCGACATGGCTCGCGCATTGCGCAACGACGAGCCGCACCGGGCCAACGGAGTACTGGCCTACCACGTGCTCGACGTGATGGAGTCGCTGCTCGAGTCGGCAGTTCAGGACCAGTCGGTGGACGTGGCGAGTACGGTCGAGCGGCCTGCCGCCGTACCTTTGGGAGCGTCCCCGGAATCCGCCTGA
- the hrcA gene encoding heat-inducible transcriptional repressor HrcA, whose protein sequence is MLDDRKLDVLRAIVEDYVATHEPVGSKTLVDRHNLGVSPATVRNDMAALEEEGYITQPHTSAGRIPTDAGYRLFVDKLSTVKSLSPAEKKAISSFLVGAVDLDDVVRRTVRLLAQITRQVAIVQYPTLSRSSVRHVEVVTMTPRRLLLVLITSTGRVEQRIVETHDDVDEQLIADLRSRLNTALTGQRLTDAATSLASVTETFAPTDRPLVAAIVTSLLEAFTVEGEQRIAVGGAANLTRYGDDFERNVKPVLEALEEHVILLKLLGEATSPQTLTVRIGHENPYEGLATTSVVATGYGSKSEALATLGIVGPTHMDYPSTMGAVRAVARYVSQILADS, encoded by the coding sequence GTGCTGGACGACCGCAAACTGGACGTGCTCCGGGCCATCGTCGAGGACTACGTGGCCACCCACGAGCCGGTCGGCTCGAAGACGCTCGTCGACCGGCACAATCTCGGCGTCTCCCCGGCGACGGTCCGCAACGACATGGCCGCGCTGGAGGAGGAGGGGTACATCACCCAGCCGCACACCAGCGCGGGCCGGATCCCGACCGATGCCGGCTACCGGCTGTTCGTTGACAAGCTGAGCACGGTCAAGTCGCTGTCGCCGGCCGAGAAGAAGGCGATCTCGTCCTTCCTGGTCGGCGCGGTCGACCTGGACGACGTAGTCCGGCGTACCGTCCGGCTGCTCGCGCAGATCACCCGGCAGGTCGCGATCGTGCAGTACCCGACCCTGAGCCGGTCGAGCGTGCGGCACGTCGAGGTGGTCACGATGACGCCGCGGCGGCTGCTGCTGGTGCTGATCACCAGTACCGGCCGGGTCGAGCAGCGGATCGTCGAGACCCACGACGACGTCGACGAGCAACTGATCGCCGACCTGCGCTCCCGGCTGAACACGGCGCTGACCGGCCAGCGGCTGACCGACGCGGCGACCTCGCTGGCCAGCGTCACCGAGACCTTCGCGCCGACGGACCGGCCGCTGGTGGCCGCCATCGTGACCAGTCTGCTCGAGGCCTTCACGGTCGAGGGTGAGCAGCGCATCGCGGTCGGCGGCGCGGCCAACCTGACCCGCTACGGCGACGACTTCGAGCGCAACGTGAAGCCGGTGCTGGAGGCGCTCGAGGAGCACGTGATCCTGCTCAAGCTGCTCGGCGAGGCAACCAGCCCGCAGACGCTGACGGTCCGGATCGGCCACGAGAACCCGTACGAAGGACTTGCCACCACCTCGGTCGTCGCCACCGGCTACGGCTCCAAGTCGGAGGCGCTGGCCACTCTCGGCATCGTCGGCCCGACCCACATGGACTATCCGAGCACGATGGGCGCAGTCCGCGCCGTCGCGCGCTACGTCAGCCAGATCCTGGCCGACTCGTGA
- the dnaJ gene encoding molecular chaperone DnaJ: protein MSTDYYAVLGVSRDATQDEIKKAYRKLARQYHPDVNDSEDAHHKFQEIGRAFQVLSDPQKKQVHDLGGDPFASGPGAAGGAGFGQAFTFTDIMDAFFGQTGGATRGPRPRTRRGQDALIPLRIDLAEAAFGTTRELKVDTAVLCPTCSGSGAAAGSEPVTCEICHGRGEVTHTQRSFLGEVRTMRPCPNCRGFGTTIPNPCVECAGDGRVRSRRTVTVKIPGGVDSGTRVQLTGQGEVGPGGGPAGDLYVEIEVEQHEIFTRSGDDLHCTVTLPMTAAALGTTIDLPTLEGETTPLEIRAGTQSGTAMTLTARGVPRLRHAGRGDLIVQVIVETPTKLDDAQKALLQQIAAARGEERPQGHVQAAHKGVFGRLRDAFGAH, encoded by the coding sequence ATGAGCACCGATTACTACGCCGTCCTGGGCGTCAGTCGCGACGCGACACAGGACGAGATCAAGAAGGCCTACCGCAAGCTGGCCCGCCAGTACCACCCGGACGTGAACGACTCCGAGGACGCGCACCACAAGTTCCAGGAGATCGGCCGCGCCTTCCAGGTGCTCAGCGACCCGCAGAAGAAGCAGGTCCACGATCTCGGTGGTGACCCGTTCGCGAGCGGTCCCGGCGCGGCCGGGGGCGCCGGCTTCGGCCAGGCGTTCACCTTCACCGACATCATGGACGCCTTCTTCGGCCAGACCGGCGGGGCGACCCGCGGGCCGCGGCCACGCACCCGGCGGGGCCAGGACGCCCTGATCCCGCTGCGGATCGATCTGGCCGAGGCGGCCTTCGGCACGACGCGTGAGCTGAAGGTCGACACGGCCGTACTGTGCCCGACCTGCTCTGGCTCCGGCGCTGCTGCTGGCTCCGAGCCGGTCACCTGCGAGATCTGCCACGGTCGCGGCGAGGTCACCCACACCCAGCGCTCGTTCCTCGGCGAGGTCCGGACCATGCGGCCGTGCCCGAACTGCCGCGGCTTCGGTACGACCATCCCGAACCCGTGCGTCGAGTGCGCCGGCGACGGCCGGGTCCGCTCGCGTCGTACCGTCACCGTCAAGATCCCCGGTGGCGTCGACAGCGGGACCCGGGTGCAGCTGACCGGCCAGGGCGAGGTCGGCCCTGGTGGCGGCCCCGCCGGCGACCTGTACGTCGAGATCGAGGTCGAGCAGCACGAGATCTTCACCCGCAGCGGTGACGACCTGCACTGCACGGTGACGCTGCCGATGACGGCCGCGGCGCTCGGTACGACGATCGACCTGCCGACGCTCGAGGGCGAGACGACCCCGCTGGAGATCCGGGCGGGCACGCAGTCCGGGACGGCGATGACGCTGACCGCTCGCGGCGTACCGAGGTTGCGGCACGCGGGGCGCGGTGACCTGATCGTGCAGGTGATCGTCGAGACGCCGACCAAGCTGGACGACGCGCAGAAGGCGTTGCTGCAGCAGATCGCGGCAGCACGGGGCGAGGAGCGGCCGCAGGGTCATGTCCAGGCGGCGCACAAGGGTGTCTTCGGGCGCCTGCGCGACGCCTTCGGCGCGCATTGA
- a CDS encoding 16S rRNA (uracil(1498)-N(3))-methyltransferase — MGLAVFYLPDLDGPELVLDGAEGRHAAVVRRIGRGERIRLTDGRGSFAEGAVTAASKTGLTVAVDQRGEVEPSSPRLVVVQALPKGERAELAVEMLTEVGVDLIVPWNADRSQFRANPERVAKTLTKWQSWAFESSKQSRRSWFCEVAPIASTPEVAKLLADAALSVVLHEEATTPMASLELPTAGDIVIVVGPEGGIAPAELEAFAATPVRLGDTVLRTSTAGVAAAAALLARSRWS; from the coding sequence ATGGGACTCGCGGTCTTCTACCTGCCTGACCTGGACGGCCCCGAGCTGGTACTAGACGGGGCCGAGGGTCGTCACGCGGCTGTCGTACGCCGAATCGGCCGGGGCGAGCGAATCCGGCTGACCGACGGCCGGGGCTCGTTCGCCGAGGGTGCCGTCACGGCTGCCTCCAAGACCGGGCTCACCGTTGCGGTCGACCAGCGTGGTGAGGTCGAGCCGTCGAGCCCGCGGCTGGTCGTAGTACAGGCGCTGCCGAAGGGGGAGCGGGCCGAGCTCGCGGTCGAGATGCTCACCGAGGTCGGGGTCGACCTGATCGTCCCGTGGAACGCGGATCGCAGCCAGTTCCGCGCCAACCCCGAGCGGGTCGCCAAGACGCTGACGAAATGGCAGTCCTGGGCCTTCGAGTCCAGCAAACAGTCCCGCCGCTCCTGGTTCTGCGAGGTGGCCCCCATCGCGTCCACCCCCGAGGTGGCCAAACTCCTGGCGGACGCGGCCCTGTCCGTAGTACTCCACGAAGAAGCCACCACTCCGATGGCTTCCCTGGAGCTGCCCACGGCTGGCGACATCGTCATCGTCGTCGGCCCGGAAGGCGGCATTGCCCCCGCCGAGTTGGAGGCATTCGCGGCGACCCCGGTCCGCCTCGGCGACACAGTGCTCCGTACTTCGACAGCCGGCGTCGCAGCCGCAGCCGCCCTACTCGCCCGCTCCCGCTGGAGTTGA
- a CDS encoding SAM-dependent methyltransferase has product MDWLEWHQDYDDESSDLSGRLRSVQRSIRTHLDAHSDGPIRVISACAGQGRDLIEVLATYPTRDRVTGRLVELDPRLAETARTAAAANGLTGIEVVEADAGASESYAGAVPADLVLFCGVFGNITPADTEATVRALPAFCTPGATVIWTRGRHAPDIRQDIRAWFTEAGFEELAFDAPDGVAWSVGTNRYLGPTAPAAPERLFTFTSYLT; this is encoded by the coding sequence ATGGACTGGCTCGAATGGCACCAGGACTACGACGACGAGTCCTCTGACCTGAGCGGCCGCCTCCGTTCGGTCCAACGGTCCATCCGCACCCACCTGGACGCGCACTCCGACGGCCCGATCCGCGTGATCAGCGCCTGCGCCGGCCAGGGCCGCGACCTGATCGAGGTCCTCGCCACCTACCCCACACGCGACCGGGTAACAGGCCGCCTGGTCGAGCTGGACCCGCGCCTGGCCGAAACGGCCCGCACCGCCGCCGCAGCGAACGGCCTCACCGGCATCGAGGTCGTAGAGGCCGACGCCGGAGCAAGCGAGAGCTACGCGGGCGCAGTACCGGCCGATCTGGTCCTCTTCTGCGGCGTCTTCGGCAACATCACCCCCGCCGACACCGAGGCCACAGTCCGCGCCCTCCCCGCCTTCTGCACCCCAGGCGCCACAGTCATCTGGACCCGAGGCCGCCACGCCCCCGACATCCGCCAGGACATCCGGGCCTGGTTCACCGAAGCGGGCTTCGAAGAGCTCGCCTTCGATGCCCCGGACGGCGTCGCCTGGTCCGTCGGCACCAACCGCTACCTCGGTCCGACGGCCCCAGCCGCACCCGAGCGCCTCTTCACCTTCACGTCCTACTTGACGTAG
- a CDS encoding Gmad2 immunoglobulin-like domain-containing protein — protein sequence MNNHGEDPFDELMRRSLAEEADRIEPTDSLHEIQARVRTQRAPVSRRPWVITAGAAVLGTAAAIGAFAVLNDNTKTADQPSIAGGPDTTNSASADPSTAPTLPASSKPAPTKAATLAPTVAPSDKPRARQEPEVKQKAVPIYWLGKVVGNTNGPDYRLYRTWQSINGRPAEEALRLMTMSKVAGDPDYTSPWDGAAVNSVRYTDDLITVDFKQLPTATLEPDVADMAAQQLVYTVQGVLRQSSTPVQITEDGRSPAKLFGVVDTTEPLNRAQALNVQAMVWIETPANNQTVKQSFKVTGTAAAYEAQVDWQATNLKTKEIVKNYAKTAEGQKFSPYVFVPKLGSGEWLIEVYLTSPEDGRITDTDSKTIYVK from the coding sequence ATGAACAACCACGGGGAAGACCCTTTCGACGAGCTGATGCGGCGAAGTCTGGCCGAGGAGGCCGACCGGATCGAGCCCACCGACAGCTTGCACGAGATCCAGGCCCGGGTCCGGACCCAGCGCGCACCGGTCAGCCGGCGCCCCTGGGTCATCACCGCGGGCGCGGCAGTGCTCGGTACGGCGGCGGCGATCGGCGCGTTCGCAGTACTGAACGACAACACCAAGACGGCCGACCAGCCCAGCATCGCCGGCGGCCCGGACACCACCAACAGCGCCTCGGCCGACCCGAGCACCGCACCCACGCTGCCTGCCTCCTCCAAGCCCGCCCCCACCAAGGCAGCCACCCTGGCGCCGACCGTCGCCCCGTCGGACAAGCCTCGGGCGCGCCAGGAGCCTGAGGTCAAGCAGAAGGCCGTGCCGATCTACTGGCTCGGCAAGGTCGTCGGCAACACCAACGGCCCGGACTACCGCCTGTACCGCACCTGGCAGTCGATCAACGGCCGCCCGGCCGAGGAAGCCCTCCGGCTGATGACCATGTCGAAGGTCGCCGGCGACCCCGACTACACCTCGCCCTGGGACGGCGCCGCGGTCAACTCGGTCCGCTACACCGACGACCTGATCACGGTCGACTTCAAGCAACTCCCGACCGCCACCCTGGAACCCGACGTCGCCGACATGGCCGCCCAGCAGCTCGTCTACACCGTTCAAGGCGTGCTCCGTCAGTCCAGCACGCCGGTCCAGATCACCGAGGACGGCCGCTCCCCGGCCAAGCTGTTCGGCGTCGTCGACACCACCGAGCCGCTCAACCGCGCGCAGGCCCTCAACGTCCAGGCGATGGTCTGGATCGAGACCCCGGCGAACAACCAGACGGTCAAGCAATCCTTCAAGGTCACCGGCACCGCCGCGGCGTACGAAGCACAGGTGGACTGGCAGGCCACCAACCTGAAGACCAAGGAAATCGTGAAGAACTACGCCAAGACCGCCGAGGGCCAGAAGTTCTCCCCCTACGTCTTCGTTCCCAAGCTCGGCTCAGGCGAATGGCTGATCGAGGTCTACCTGACCTCCCCCGAGGACGGGCGCATCACCGATACCGACTCGAAGACGATCTACGTCAAGTAG
- a CDS encoding SigE family RNA polymerase sigma factor produces the protein MTHESSWDADEALTAVYTAHYTSLVRLGALLLRDTGSAEEIVQDAFVAMHGRWNRLRDPHKALAYLRTAVVNRCRSRQRHLVVVDKHLPKSLPDEPSAEQAALRTAETDRVIEAMRSLPEKQRTVMVLRYYGDLSEAEIADTMGISRGSVKSHAARATKSLRQVLEQSA, from the coding sequence GTGACGCATGAGTCCTCGTGGGATGCAGACGAGGCGTTGACGGCTGTCTACACGGCGCATTACACGTCGTTGGTCCGCCTCGGCGCCCTACTGCTGCGCGACACCGGTTCGGCGGAGGAGATCGTGCAGGACGCCTTCGTGGCGATGCACGGGCGCTGGAACCGGCTCCGCGACCCGCACAAGGCGCTGGCCTACCTGCGGACCGCAGTGGTCAACCGCTGCCGCTCGCGGCAACGGCACCTGGTGGTCGTCGACAAGCACCTGCCCAAGTCCCTGCCGGACGAACCGAGCGCGGAGCAGGCCGCCCTGCGTACCGCCGAGACCGATCGGGTGATCGAGGCGATGCGCAGCCTGCCCGAGAAGCAACGCACCGTCATGGTGCTGCGGTACTACGGTGACCTGTCCGAGGCGGAGATCGCCGACACGATGGGGATCAGCCGCGGATCCGTGAAGAGCCACGCCGCGCGGGCGACCAAGTCGCTGCGCCAGGTCCTGGAGCAAAGCGCATGA
- a CDS encoding PhoH family protein, producing MVALIGASDEFLRIIEKEFDADILVRGNEITMTGEPAELALTERLIDELIAVVRTGHGLTADSVERSIAMIKAETAESPADVLTQNILSSRGRTIRPKTLNQKRYVDAIDKNTIVFGIGPAGTGKTYLAVAKAVQALQAKEVNRIILTRPAVEAGERLGFLPGTLSEKIDPYLRPLYDALHDMLDPDSIPRLMTAGTIEIAPLAYMRGRTLNDAYIILDEAQNTSPEQMKMFLTRLGFGSKMVVTGDVTQVDLPSGTSSGLRVVQDILEGVQDLTFCRLTSHDVVRHKLVGRIVSAYENYEGSADNHR from the coding sequence ATGGTGGCCCTGATCGGCGCCAGTGACGAGTTCCTCCGGATCATCGAGAAGGAGTTCGACGCCGACATCCTGGTCCGCGGCAACGAGATCACGATGACCGGCGAGCCGGCCGAGCTGGCCCTGACCGAGCGGCTGATCGACGAGCTGATCGCCGTGGTCCGGACCGGTCACGGGCTGACCGCCGACTCGGTCGAGCGCAGCATCGCGATGATCAAGGCCGAGACGGCCGAGAGCCCCGCCGACGTGCTGACCCAGAACATCCTGTCCAGCCGCGGCCGGACGATCCGGCCGAAGACGCTGAACCAGAAGCGCTACGTCGACGCGATCGACAAGAACACGATCGTCTTCGGGATCGGCCCGGCCGGTACCGGCAAGACCTACCTGGCCGTCGCCAAGGCGGTCCAGGCGCTGCAGGCCAAGGAGGTCAACCGGATCATCCTGACCCGGCCGGCCGTCGAGGCCGGCGAGCGGCTGGGCTTCCTGCCCGGCACGCTGTCGGAGAAGATCGACCCGTACCTGCGGCCGCTGTACGACGCGCTGCACGACATGCTCGACCCGGACTCGATCCCGCGGCTGATGACGGCCGGCACGATCGAGATCGCGCCGCTGGCGTACATGCGCGGCCGGACCCTGAACGACGCCTACATCATCCTGGACGAGGCGCAGAACACCTCGCCCGAGCAGATGAAGATGTTCCTCACCCGCCTCGGGTTCGGCTCCAAGATGGTCGTCACCGGCGACGTCACCCAGGTCGACCTGCCGAGCGGGACGAGCTCCGGGCTGCGGGTCGTGCAGGACATCCTGGAGGGCGTCCAGGACCTGACGTTCTGCCGGCTGACGTCGCACGACGTGGTCCGGCACAAGCTGGTCGGCCGGATCGTGTCGGCTTACGAGAACTACGAAGGCAGCGCTGACAACCACCGATGA
- the ybeY gene encoding rRNA maturation RNase YbeY, whose amino-acid sequence MNVEVNNESGVEIDAHGLMRLSRFVMSSLRLHPECELSIKLVDEDTMARYHVEFLDLPGPTDVMSWPMDELRPGGDSTDDADLPLGHLGDIALCPTVAAAQGAKAGHGTWAELELLTVHGILHLLGYDHAEPAEKAEMWDVQGRLLEAWRAPGNRLGQE is encoded by the coding sequence ATGAACGTAGAGGTCAACAACGAGTCCGGCGTCGAGATCGACGCACACGGACTGATGCGGCTGAGCCGTTTCGTGATGTCGTCGCTGCGGCTGCACCCCGAGTGTGAGCTGTCGATCAAGCTGGTCGACGAGGACACGATGGCGCGGTACCACGTGGAGTTCCTGGACCTGCCGGGCCCGACCGACGTGATGTCGTGGCCGATGGACGAGCTGCGCCCCGGCGGGGACAGCACCGATGACGCCGACCTGCCGCTCGGGCATCTCGGCGACATCGCGCTGTGCCCGACGGTCGCCGCCGCCCAGGGCGCGAAGGCCGGCCACGGCACCTGGGCCGAGCTGGAGCTGCTGACCGTGCACGGCATCCTGCACCTGCTCGGCTACGACCACGCGGAACCCGCCGAGAAGGCGGAGATGTGGGACGTCCAGGGCCGGCTGCTGGAAGCATGGCGAGCACCAGGAAACAGGCTCGGTCAGGAGTGA